The Chryseobacterium geocarposphaerae genome window below encodes:
- a CDS encoding co-chaperone GroES — translation MSVNFKPLADRVLVEPIAAETKTASGIIIPDTAKEKPQEGTVVAVGPGKKDEPTTVKVGDKVLYGKYSGSELKLEGKDYLIVKEGDLLGIIG, via the coding sequence ATGTCAGTAAACTTTAAACCATTGGCAGACAGAGTTTTGGTAGAACCAATCGCTGCAGAGACTAAAACAGCATCAGGTATTATTATTCCGGACACTGCAAAAGAAAAACCTCAAGAAGGTACTGTAGTGGCAGTAGGTCCAGGTAAAAAAGATGAGCCTACAACTGTAAAAGTGGGTGACAAAGTTCTTTATGGGAAATATTCAGGCTCTGAATTAAAATTGGAAGGAAAGGATTATTTAATTGTAAAAGAAGGAGATCTTTTAGGAATCATCGGATAA
- a CDS encoding four helix bundle protein, which translates to MRDFKKFDVWQLSHQLTLKIYTSTKNFPNEEIFGLISQIRRSFASIGYNISEGSGRNSDKEFANFINIALGSSNEAENQLILAKDLGYINETDYQNLLTELTILKKKLVTLWNRLNGN; encoded by the coding sequence ATGAGAGATTTTAAAAAGTTTGACGTTTGGCAATTAAGCCATCAATTAACTTTAAAAATTTATACATCAACTAAAAATTTCCCTAATGAAGAAATTTTTGGATTGATCTCCCAAATCAGAAGATCGTTTGCTTCAATTGGATATAATATTTCAGAAGGAAGCGGAAGAAATTCAGATAAAGAATTTGCTAATTTCATCAATATTGCATTAGGATCGTCAAATGAAGCCGAGAACCAATTAATTCTTGCTAAAGATTTAGGTTACATTAATGAAACTGATTATCAAAATCTTTTAACCGAATTAACAATCTTAAAAAAGAAGCTTGTCACACTATGGAACAGGCTCAACGGAAATTAA
- the groL gene encoding chaperonin GroEL (60 kDa chaperone family; promotes refolding of misfolded polypeptides especially under stressful conditions; forms two stacked rings of heptamers to form a barrel-shaped 14mer; ends can be capped by GroES; misfolded proteins enter the barrel where they are refolded when GroES binds) — protein sequence MAKEIKFDIESRDALKRGVDALANAVKVTLGPKGRNVVIEKSFGAPHVTKDGVSVAKEIELEDRVENMGAQMVKEVASKTNDIAGDGTTTATVLAQAIVREGLKNVAAGANPMDLKRGIDKAVATVVENLKSQSQAVGDSTDKVKQVASVSANNDETIGALIAEAFGKVGKEGVITVEEAKGIDTTVDVVEGMQFDRGYQSPYFVTNPEKMLAELENPYILLVEKKISSMKELLPVLEPIAQGGKSLLIISEEVEGEALATLVVNKLRGSLKIAAVKAPGFGDRRKAMLEDIAILTGGTVISEEQGFTMENITMDMLGTAEKVSIDKDNTTIVNGGGEESKIKGRVAQIKAQMETSTSDYDKEKLQERLAKLAGGVAVLYVGAASEVEMKEKKDRVDDALHATRAAVEEGIVAGGGVALVRAIASLESLSGSNADENTGIKIVKRAIEEPLRQIVANAGGEGSVIVAKVAEGSGDFGYNAKTDEFVNMLEAGIIDPTKVTRVALENAASVSGMLLTTECVITEVKKDEPAMPMGGGMPGMM from the coding sequence ATGGCAAAAGAAATAAAATTCGATATTGAATCAAGAGACGCTTTAAAAAGAGGGGTTGATGCATTGGCTAATGCAGTAAAAGTAACTTTAGGACCAAAAGGTAGAAACGTGGTAATCGAAAAATCTTTCGGTGCACCTCACGTAACGAAAGACGGGGTTTCAGTTGCAAAAGAAATCGAACTTGAAGACAGAGTAGAAAACATGGGAGCGCAAATGGTAAAAGAAGTGGCTTCCAAAACTAATGATATCGCAGGAGACGGTACTACTACCGCTACTGTTTTGGCACAGGCTATCGTAAGAGAAGGTCTTAAGAACGTAGCTGCAGGTGCAAACCCAATGGATCTGAAAAGAGGGATCGACAAAGCTGTTGCAACAGTTGTTGAAAACCTTAAATCTCAATCTCAGGCTGTTGGAGATTCTACAGATAAAGTAAAGCAGGTTGCTTCCGTATCTGCTAACAACGACGAAACTATCGGTGCTTTGATCGCTGAAGCTTTTGGAAAAGTAGGTAAAGAAGGTGTTATCACGGTAGAAGAAGCTAAAGGTATCGATACAACGGTAGACGTTGTAGAAGGGATGCAGTTTGACAGAGGTTACCAGTCGCCATATTTCGTGACTAACCCTGAAAAAATGTTAGCTGAACTAGAAAATCCATATATCCTTTTAGTTGAGAAAAAAATCTCTTCTATGAAAGAATTGCTTCCTGTTCTTGAGCCAATTGCACAAGGAGGTAAGTCTTTATTAATCATTTCTGAAGAAGTTGAAGGAGAAGCTTTGGCAACTTTAGTAGTAAACAAACTAAGAGGTTCTCTTAAGATTGCTGCTGTAAAAGCTCCGGGATTCGGAGACAGAAGAAAAGCAATGTTGGAAGACATCGCAATCCTTACAGGTGGTACAGTAATTTCTGAAGAGCAAGGTTTCACCATGGAAAACATCACTATGGATATGTTGGGAACTGCTGAGAAAGTATCTATCGATAAAGACAACACAACAATTGTAAACGGTGGTGGTGAAGAAAGCAAAATCAAAGGAAGAGTGGCGCAGATCAAAGCTCAGATGGAAACTTCTACTTCTGACTACGATAAAGAAAAACTGCAGGAGAGATTGGCTAAATTAGCTGGTGGTGTTGCCGTTCTTTACGTAGGTGCAGCTTCTGAAGTGGAAATGAAAGAGAAAAAAGACAGAGTAGATGATGCCCTTCACGCTACAAGAGCAGCTGTTGAAGAAGGTATCGTTGCTGGTGGTGGTGTTGCTTTGGTAAGAGCAATCGCTTCTCTTGAAAGCCTTTCAGGTTCAAATGCAGACGAAAACACAGGAATCAAAATCGTGAAAAGAGCAATCGAAGAGCCATTGAGACAAATCGTTGCTAATGCAGGTGGTGAAGGTTCTGTAATCGTTGCTAAAGTAGCAGAAGGAAGCGGAGACTTCGGATACAACGCTAAAACTGACGAATTCGTAAACATGCTTGAAGCAGGGATCATCGACCCAACTAAAGTAACAAGAGTTGCCCTTGAAAACGCAGCTTCGGTTTCTGGAATGCTTCTTACAACTGAATGTGTAATCACTGAAGTGAAAAAAGACGAACCAGCTATGCCAATGGGTGGTGGAATGCCAGGAATGATGTAA
- a CDS encoding Shedu anti-phage system protein SduA domain-containing protein encodes MKINDYILRYTFPNNYNKDGICRIRTFVNSKLDTLILITDLDTKNTSMSITNSIEVICKTLIEKYRIPETTVFIEHYEPSAIHDHTFDLVKLNVSNDTEWESITFKNVIELLECNDTEINNLTLKNTHLLEEIEQLRTLISPHSELPSQFESKYMLRQFEIENNMIKKNALHQLIINNSNETEFLNLLRKDLSFFAEIYASPNDSYICFSEFPLDNGFVDFVILTGRSRMDVFLIEIKGADFSLLTQNSYKKFNYKIDTAASQIRDRLGYIHRNIISFRKFVHEVREKAFSGEKIFNAFVGPEQDILVDKNKDINIHNIIIGGRTQNDLEESYKRHDFETNFNLPIKLESWDSFYRKLRRK; translated from the coding sequence ATGAAAATTAATGATTATATTCTTAGATATACTTTTCCTAATAATTATAATAAAGATGGAATTTGCAGAATTAGAACCTTTGTAAATTCTAAATTAGATACCTTAATATTAATTACTGATTTAGATACAAAAAATACTTCCATGTCTATAACAAATTCAATTGAAGTAATATGTAAAACTTTAATTGAGAAATATAGAATTCCTGAAACAACTGTTTTTATTGAACATTATGAACCATCAGCAATTCACGATCATACATTTGATTTAGTTAAGTTAAATGTTAGCAATGATACAGAATGGGAGTCAATAACATTTAAAAATGTCATAGAATTACTCGAGTGTAATGATACTGAAATAAACAATTTAACATTAAAAAACACCCATCTATTAGAAGAAATCGAGCAACTTAGAACATTAATTTCTCCACACTCTGAATTACCTTCTCAATTTGAATCCAAATATATGTTAAGGCAATTTGAAATTGAAAATAATATGATCAAAAAAAATGCTTTACATCAACTTATAATAAATAATTCAAATGAAACAGAATTTTTAAACTTGTTAAGAAAGGATTTATCATTTTTCGCAGAAATTTATGCTTCTCCTAATGATAGCTACATATGCTTCTCCGAATTCCCATTAGATAATGGTTTTGTTGATTTTGTAATTTTAACTGGAAGATCAAGAATGGATGTATTTTTAATAGAGATTAAAGGAGCTGATTTTAGTTTACTAACTCAAAATTCTTATAAAAAATTTAATTATAAAATTGATACCGCAGCTAGCCAAATCCGAGATAGGCTTGGCTATATTCATAGGAATATAATTTCATTTAGAAAATTCGTTCATGAGGTTAGAGAGAAGGCATTTAGTGGAGAGAAAATATTTAATGCTTTTGTTGGTCCGGAACAAGATATTTTAGTAGATAAAAACAAAGATATTAACATTCATAATATTATTATTGGCGGACGAACACAAAATGATTTAGAAGAAAGTTACAAAAGGCATGATTTTGAAACGAATTTTAATTTACCCATTAAATTAGAATCATGGGATTCATTTTATCGAAAACTTCGTAGAAAATAA
- a CDS encoding GNAT family N-acetyltransferase: protein MRTKEYNLLLKKLDKNSPVPYELLLSADPSKELVDEYLPTSDVFIVIQQKETVGVIVLFPLTIDTVEIKNVAVKAALQGQGIGSFLIENAIQAAQQKAIKSMIIGTANSSTSQLYLYQKLGFELMEIKKISLLTTMLNLFLRMVSKQNICWFWRKY from the coding sequence ATGAGAACCAAAGAGTATAACCTTCTATTAAAAAAACTGGACAAAAACAGTCCGGTCCCTTATGAACTGTTGCTATCAGCAGATCCTTCCAAAGAATTGGTTGACGAATACCTCCCGACTTCAGATGTATTTATAGTGATACAACAGAAAGAAACAGTGGGTGTCATTGTTCTTTTTCCCCTAACAATTGATACGGTTGAAATTAAAAATGTTGCCGTTAAAGCAGCACTTCAGGGGCAGGGAATCGGTAGTTTCCTGATTGAAAATGCTATTCAGGCCGCGCAACAAAAGGCAATAAAAAGCATGATCATAGGAACCGCCAACTCAAGCACCTCACAACTCTACCTGTATCAGAAACTAGGTTTTGAACTTATGGAAATCAAAAAAATTTCTTTGTTGACCACTATGCTGAACCTATTTTTGAGAATGGTATCCAAGCAAAACATATGCTGGTTTTGGAGAAAGTATTGA
- a CDS encoding restriction endonuclease subunit R, with translation MKLNKFTWNNYLQTTEAKETIGIFQNSDIDSISNKFINNIEFSEEKATNFILNLYNFAINPKLNSIQNYQEANLFLEDIYDNGIELIFEDGEKEIPLLKDDFTHLISIVSTWLFYEYPEIFKPYFFKNNYDLLTKIADTFHLDLPKVPLKRYKKERFLHYLDLCKCFNKFQKENELTDFEFCAFLYDFAPKFIKETDDEKELPEPSQVWWIGGDKHGEDFEFLDTNLNSNISSFWQGNIDTKRGDILVVYCLAPRSYIHSVWRVKRDGIADPFFHYYSNIYITNGQKVPPITIHELKADKHFSKNPLVRKNLQGINGYPLSSEDYLRLQEIFNEKGYNSSNLPQLYNYTYEQNKEIQNEREVEINLIEPFLKRIGYIEKDWIRQLSIRMGRGERNYPDYAFLTDKTQNYEKASMLIESKFHIKNNKELEETFKQIWSYGQRLNSHTLIIADKDSIWIYLRKNDSFDRTKYKKFFWKELENSDKYNEVKKLIGK, from the coding sequence ATGAAATTAAATAAATTCACGTGGAATAATTATCTTCAAACTACAGAAGCAAAAGAAACTATTGGAATATTTCAGAATAGCGATATTGACTCAATTTCAAATAAGTTTATAAATAACATTGAGTTTTCAGAAGAAAAAGCTACAAATTTTATTTTAAATTTATATAACTTCGCTATTAATCCAAAATTAAACTCAATCCAAAACTATCAAGAAGCCAATCTATTTTTAGAAGATATCTATGATAATGGCATTGAATTAATATTTGAAGATGGTGAAAAAGAAATCCCACTTTTAAAAGATGATTTTACCCATTTAATTTCTATAGTTTCAACTTGGCTATTTTATGAATATCCGGAAATATTTAAGCCATACTTTTTTAAAAACAACTATGATTTATTAACTAAGATTGCAGATACTTTTCATTTAGACCTTCCAAAGGTTCCTTTAAAAAGATATAAAAAAGAAAGATTTTTACATTACTTAGACTTATGCAAATGTTTCAATAAATTCCAAAAAGAAAATGAATTGACAGATTTTGAATTCTGTGCTTTCCTGTACGACTTTGCTCCTAAATTCATAAAGGAAACTGATGATGAAAAAGAATTACCTGAACCTTCACAAGTTTGGTGGATTGGAGGAGACAAACATGGAGAAGATTTTGAATTTTTAGATACAAATCTTAACTCAAATATTTCATCTTTTTGGCAGGGAAATATTGATACTAAAAGAGGAGATATTTTAGTAGTTTATTGTTTAGCACCCCGAAGCTATATTCATTCTGTATGGAGAGTAAAAAGAGATGGAATTGCAGATCCCTTTTTTCATTATTACAGTAATATTTATATTACGAATGGTCAAAAGGTTCCACCAATTACAATTCACGAATTGAAAGCAGATAAACACTTTAGTAAAAATCCACTCGTAAGGAAAAACCTCCAAGGAATTAATGGCTATCCATTATCTTCTGAAGATTATTTACGCCTGCAAGAGATTTTTAATGAAAAAGGATATAATTCCTCAAATCTACCACAATTATATAATTATACCTATGAGCAAAATAAGGAAATACAAAATGAAAGAGAGGTAGAAATAAATTTAATAGAACCATTTCTAAAACGAATTGGATATATTGAAAAAGACTGGATTCGTCAATTATCTATTCGTATGGGGCGGGGTGAAAGAAACTATCCAGATTATGCATTTCTTACTGATAAAACACAGAATTATGAAAAAGCTTCTATGTTGATCGAAAGTAAATTTCACATAAAAAACAATAAAGAGTTAGAAGAAACATTTAAACAAATATGGTCTTATGGACAGAGATTAAATTCTCATACACTGATTATTGCAGATAAGGACTCCATATGGATTTATTTAAGAAAAAATGATTCATTTGATAGAACAAAATATAAAAAGTTTTTTTGGAAAGAATTAGAAAACTCAGATAAGTACAATGAGGTCAAAAAACTTATTGGAAAATAG
- a CDS encoding T9SS C-terminal target domain-containing protein, with translation MSVRRGAVTSTIADGNIYVSNGYKDTDGNATIIEKYSIKDNRWSIINSTLVPKRFSNSETYGNKIYIFNGWGNSHLEIVDLETHKITKGAVNHAYTGNAGSAIHNGKIYTFGGSGLNNAATTVFSNRFQYYDIASDTWHPLPDMPKARETKGKIVNDKLYVIGGFNGTSSRLVNVFDLNKNMWTEQYTMPAAISGHSLAVSGNKIFIAGGYNNQTFLAYFDTETNKLHQLSSNMIPRRHAAAEIYNDKLYIIGGSTTSSTKSAIKSIQVADISEEALSAAATNEDVFKSKVYTNAQRDGFTISNKNNSNQFEYTVYTIDGKEVGKGFAYYNKNIDLTKVPRGTYIFTYKNEKGVLQKVRVIR, from the coding sequence ATGTCTGTGAGAAGAGGAGCAGTAACAAGTACCATTGCAGATGGCAATATCTATGTGAGCAATGGTTATAAAGATACGGACGGTAATGCCACTATTATTGAGAAATACAGTATTAAAGATAACCGCTGGAGTATAATAAATTCTACTTTGGTTCCTAAAAGATTCTCCAATTCAGAGACTTACGGTAATAAAATTTATATTTTTAACGGCTGGGGAAATAGTCATCTTGAAATTGTAGACCTTGAAACTCATAAAATAACGAAGGGAGCTGTTAATCATGCCTATACAGGAAATGCAGGTTCTGCCATTCACAACGGAAAAATATATACGTTCGGAGGAAGTGGGCTAAACAATGCCGCCACCACAGTATTTTCTAACAGATTCCAATACTATGATATTGCTTCAGATACGTGGCATCCATTACCAGATATGCCCAAAGCCAGAGAAACAAAAGGCAAAATTGTGAATGATAAACTTTATGTTATTGGTGGCTTTAACGGTACATCATCCCGTCTGGTAAATGTTTTCGACCTCAATAAAAACATGTGGACTGAGCAATACACGATGCCTGCTGCGATATCCGGTCATTCATTAGCGGTATCCGGTAATAAGATTTTTATTGCAGGGGGTTATAATAATCAAACTTTTCTTGCTTATTTTGATACTGAAACCAATAAATTACATCAGTTATCTTCAAACATGATCCCGCGAAGACATGCTGCTGCGGAAATATATAACGATAAATTATACATCATAGGTGGAAGCACAACATCTTCAACCAAATCAGCCATTAAAAGCATTCAGGTTGCTGATATTAGCGAAGAAGCACTTTCCGCTGCAGCAACCAATGAAGATGTGTTTAAATCAAAAGTTTATACCAATGCACAGAGAGACGGTTTTACGATCAGTAATAAAAATAACAGCAATCAGTTTGAATACACTGTTTATACAATAGATGGAAAAGAAGTCGGAAAAGGTTTTGCTTATTACAATAAAAATATAGATTTAACAAAAGTACCACGCGGAACGTATATTTTTACTTACAAAAATGAGAAAGGGGTTTTGCAGAAAGTTAGGGTGATAAGATAA
- the arr gene encoding NAD(+)--rifampin ADP-ribosyltransferase: MENKKDETILDNGPFYHGTKADLQIGDLLSAGFESNYYPEIIMNHIYFTALQNGAGLAAALAKGDGRERIYIVEPTGEFENDPNVTDKKFPGNPTRSYRSTKPVRIVGEVTDWIRLTDEELQNWRERIAKLRENPDAEIIN; this comes from the coding sequence ATGGAAAACAAAAAAGACGAAACAATTCTGGATAACGGGCCATTCTACCACGGTACAAAAGCTGATTTACAAATCGGTGATCTGCTCAGTGCCGGATTTGAATCGAATTATTATCCCGAGATCATCATGAACCATATCTATTTTACTGCCTTACAAAACGGCGCCGGATTAGCTGCTGCATTGGCAAAAGGTGATGGCCGTGAACGGATTTATATCGTGGAACCGACAGGAGAATTTGAAAATGATCCCAACGTAACCGATAAAAAGTTTCCGGGAAACCCTACCCGATCTTATCGCAGTACAAAACCTGTGAGAATTGTCGGTGAAGTAACAGACTGGATCCGGTTAACAGACGAAGAGCTCCAAAACTGGCGGGAAAGAATCGCCAAGCTTCGGGAAAATCCGGATGCTGAAATTATTAATTAG
- a CDS encoding DUF2461 domain-containing protein, translating to MKKTFEFLKQLEKNNNREWFAQHKAEYDSVVKENKTLFNKIYAELQEHDNLKGIHIFRIYRDVRFSKDQTPYKTNFGVGYSRTKPMLRGGYYIQLDPGNSFVGGGFWGPDAKDLLRIRKDFEISTAEIERITSDDTFIKYFGEIKGDAVKTAPRGFDKDHPSINLIRKKQYVVMRKFTDKEVLSDGFQKEAVLTLLAMRPFFDYMSEVLTTDLNGEPLF from the coding sequence ATGAAAAAAACCTTTGAATTTCTTAAACAATTAGAAAAAAATAACAATCGTGAATGGTTTGCCCAGCACAAAGCAGAATATGATTCGGTTGTAAAAGAAAACAAAACATTGTTTAATAAGATTTATGCTGAGCTTCAGGAACACGATAACTTAAAAGGAATCCATATTTTCAGAATTTACAGGGATGTCCGCTTTTCCAAAGACCAGACTCCGTACAAGACTAATTTCGGGGTTGGATATTCCCGTACAAAACCCATGTTGAGAGGCGGATATTATATTCAGCTGGACCCCGGGAACAGCTTTGTAGGTGGCGGATTTTGGGGACCGGATGCTAAAGACCTGCTCCGCATCCGTAAAGATTTTGAAATCAGTACTGCAGAAATTGAAAGGATTACTTCAGACGATACATTCATAAAATATTTTGGAGAAATTAAAGGTGATGCCGTAAAAACTGCTCCAAGAGGCTTTGATAAAGATCATCCCTCCATAAACCTCATTAGAAAAAAACAATATGTTGTCATGAGAAAATTTACAGATAAAGAAGTTCTTTCTGATGGTTTTCAGAAAGAGGCGGTTCTCACCTTATTAGCCATGCGTCCTTTTTTTGATTATATGAGCGAAGTATTGACTACAGACCTGAATGGGGAACCGTTATTTTAA
- a CDS encoding DinB family protein → MNLKTLITHTVQYNNWVFNKYIDWLSTKSDAQLNQEVISSFPTILKTLHHILQTQEYWWSYIGENDEFDFAATSAITGKEEIFNALRNNSQKLMDYVEGLSEEDLVKNVKIESQWFQCDFSKYEYIQHIVLHGTYHRGQIVTMGRNVGITDAPMTDYNFWNIYKDADVANTN, encoded by the coding sequence ATGAATCTAAAAACTTTAATCACCCACACCGTCCAGTACAACAACTGGGTGTTCAACAAGTACATCGACTGGCTTTCTACCAAATCTGATGCACAGCTCAACCAGGAAGTTATTTCAAGTTTTCCGACCATATTAAAAACACTACATCACATCTTGCAAACTCAGGAATATTGGTGGAGTTATATCGGAGAAAATGATGAATTTGATTTTGCGGCGACCTCAGCAATCACCGGTAAAGAGGAAATTTTCAATGCACTCAGAAACAATTCTCAAAAACTGATGGATTATGTGGAAGGATTATCAGAGGAAGATCTTGTAAAAAATGTAAAAATCGAGTCTCAGTGGTTCCAGTGTGATTTTTCAAAATACGAATACATTCAGCATATTGTTCTACACGGAACGTATCACAGAGGGCAAATTGTAACCATGGGAAGAAACGTAGGAATTACCGATGCTCCCATGACGGATTATAATTTCTGGAATATCTATAAGGATGCTGATGTAGCAAATACCAATTAA
- a CDS encoding DUF1801 domain-containing protein: MTIQDQIQDYITSMPESKRSDIQELHNIILGLMPESKLWFLDGKNEEGKIVSNPNIGYGVYSIQYKDGTSKEFYQIGISANTTGISVYIMGIDDKKYLLQTYGEKIGKASVTGYCIRFKKLKDIHIDILKTAIKDRIEKFA, from the coding sequence ATGACCATCCAAGATCAAATTCAGGACTATATAACCAGCATGCCGGAATCCAAACGCAGCGATATTCAAGAGCTCCACAACATCATTTTAGGACTCATGCCGGAATCTAAACTTTGGTTCCTTGACGGTAAAAATGAAGAAGGCAAAATAGTTTCCAACCCTAATATCGGCTATGGAGTCTATTCAATACAATACAAAGACGGAACTTCAAAAGAATTTTATCAGATCGGAATAAGCGCGAATACAACTGGGATTTCAGTTTACATCATGGGAATTGATGATAAAAAATACTTGCTTCAAACCTATGGAGAAAAAATAGGTAAAGCGAGTGTTACCGGATACTGTATTAGGTTCAAAAAGCTGAAAGATATACATATTGACATCCTTAAAACAGCAATAAAAGACAGAATTGAAAAATTTGCATAA